The genomic stretch TACTTAATCGAATATATAATGGGATTACAGCAACTATTTACAAACCCAATGAGCATTGCCAAAGTGCCAAATGGAccattgattttttcctcactACCAATTTCAATAAAAAGCATAATACAAAACGGTGACCAGCATACAAGATAGGCCAATGTTACTACCAACAACGTTGCCACTCCCTTGTGGCGGCTCAAATTCTGGGCCGTTTTGCAATGCTTAAAATTCGTATTGTTAAAATTCGCCTTGAAATGTTTGTCTCTTGTTTGCTGAGGATTATTTGACACTTCTTGAATTCGCTGAATCTGCATTCGGATAACTAGACCGATTTTGAAATAGATGTATACCATCGAAATCAGAGCGATGCCGTACGTCCCTGAGACAACGGAGATCGCAAATGCAAAATTCAAACTGTTCTTAGACCAGTCGTCCGCCTTACAGGTTCCAATGTAACTAATAAAACACTCATATGAACTAACTCCAAATAACGGCAAACAGGCCCACACGGCCGAGTAACTCCACAAGATCAAGCATAGTGTAAGAGCTCTTGACTTTGTCATCTCCAGTGGATACCGGAGTGGCCTAGCTATTGCCATATAACGGTCAATAGATAACATCATGAGATGCATTATGGACGAAATACAAAACAGAAAGTTGCCAAATCCATTGAACTTGCCCCAAATGTTCCCGCACCTCCACGAGCCAGTGTTCACAGTGTCCAATGCACAAGGCATGACTAAAATAGCGACCAGAAGATCCGCGATGGACAGAGACACAAGGAAGTAGGAGTTGACTACATTTTTTAACACGCTAGAACGACTTTGAACAGCGATGACTGCGATGTTTCCAATGATGGTTAGTACGAGAATTGTGGTCATAACAACCATGGTGAAAATTTTCCAGCCCAGGGAAATATCTACAAGCTTAACGTCGTCCGTAATCCGAGAAGTTCCCTGCGTCGACGAAGCGGTTGTGTTCATGGCCTtgtatttaaaaaggaaaatgatcTGGTGTGATAAAAGAAATTAGTTCAAATTAATTGAATGATATTTGTCTTAAGTAATTACGTCAGTAAGCATACGGCGGATTACAATCGTGATTCGTTTCAGTTTAAATAACTACCCTTGAGGATTTCTGGGAAAATCTTACCACATTTGCAATAGCAAAAATCGCatgatctcactctgtcaccgGAAAAGTGAGATCTCACTTCTCCTGACCGTTGGAGATCTGGTCCTTAGCTTACGCGCGGATTTTTCGCTGCTTTGCGTTATTATTGGCTAAGGCGTTTGGTGCAATTGGCCAATCAGCAATACTTTGGTTTTGAATATCGGTGGTCAATTAAACCCTCTCAAATTTTTTGAGGACTAAATTTAACCTTCACCACGCACGGCTTTAATTATTCCCCATGTAATTATAATTTGTAGTAATGTCCGTCTTTCAGGGGCTgtactgtcgcactttgtaataatcgtcgcactttgtaatacctgtcgcactttgtaataaaaaagctgtcgcactttgtaatgaaaggaaaggaactttatttaagtgtctagtcgatttagcgctggagcactaattggggacactgtaaagtgaaattaagaatgaaagcaaatcaaattgTAATAACAGAccatcgcactttgtaataaaaaaaaagctgtCGCGCTTTGTAATAACACAGAATAATATAACATGCGCTTAATTTCCAACAACTAGGAAAGATGTCATTGTCACAATGACGTAATTTAATGAGTGTAGGTGTTGGCAAAATCCAATTCCATTATTTTTCCCTCGAAGTGAAAAAGGTGTCTGACAAAATCAAGAAGTTGGAAACAATCCGCCATTTGGGCCAACCTCTTTCCGCCAACTGGAGATGCAAAGGAAGTAATCGGTTCTTTGGCGTCTGACTTGCATCGACCGACACCTGTTATCTCTATTGTATCCTACCCAGGGGAGATGTGTACATGTCACAGCGGCACTCAAGACGGTTTCCCCCTAAATACATATTGAAAACACTTTTTAGACTATCACTTTTAGATTTCTAGAAATGCATTCTATGCTAGCGTAGCATATACGACTTTTTATCTGTTCGGTCATCCTAGGAGAAGTTATGTCTTTTTCGAAATTACAAGGGCTTCAGTTTCATTTTACCAAGATTTTAGAAGTAATTTGACGTATTACGAAAGTGTAAAATTTATTAATTCCTCTCTTCTTTCAATCCGAAATTTTTTCTTCTACGAAAAATAGCCCAGCCTGAGGAGTGAAATGCCGAAAAGCTAGACTTAAGAAAAACGTTGAAGATTAATTCGATACGCTTCGACCCACTACTTGTacactaatctcgtacccagatctcactctgtcactggaaatgtgagatctgataaagttcgacagtacaccacttttcattggctactaaaaaaaggttgcggcaatgcaatctacgctccgattggcttatttcgcgcgGCACTtggtgaaggtttggttttagCAAGCTCATTTGCTGTTTTGAAttaatgtcagttgtgcggaggaaagctttgttttttccgatgccggaaaagctttacagttggggaaaatcattttaaaaatttgtgacgtttgtgtaaatggtaccgatgaaagccccacgtaccctggcACTCGAAttaagttctgcgtagcttctTGCTACGCGGTGcgcaaaaactaataaattcaaaaataagacacaaacagcagtgataaacatattgaactttttcattttgataatgacttgacgtttcgtatgtgctctacatacattttcaaaagtaaccgttgaaatttaaaacagctatttatatataacaaatcggatgaggggactggaacctagattaagcaaatacttaacagtaaaatatataataataataattgtaataataataaaaacagaaaagattaataaagcatcagcttttcacttccgacgttgacgttgaaagctggctcaagttcttgaataaagaaggtctcttttattttacaatgatagtcagtttttcctttcgctaaaatatcaaaatgatcccacttgatgttatgtccagtggccttgacgtggtcagcaatggctgaagtattgtcatttttagctagggccttaaaatgttcggtttttctatcgtgaagccgccgtttagttttaccgatgtaaaaaccattacaatcccaacaat from Montipora capricornis isolate CH-2021 chromosome 12, ASM3666992v2, whole genome shotgun sequence encodes the following:
- the LOC138027094 gene encoding histamine H2 receptor-like, giving the protein MVVMTTILVLTIIGNIAVIAVQSRSSVLKNVVNSYFLVSLSIADLLVAILVMPCALDTVNTGSWRCGNIWGKFNGFGNFLFCISSIMHLMMLSIDRYMAIARPLRYPLEMTKSRALTLCLILWSYSAVWACLPLFGVSSYECFISYIGTCKADDWSKNSLNFAFAISVVSGTYGIALISMVYIYFKIGLVIRMQIQRIQEVSNNPQQTRDKHFKANFNNTNFKHCKTAQNLSRHKGVATLLVVTLAYLVCWSPFCIMLFIEIGSEEKINGPFGTLAMLIGFVNSCCNPIIYSIKYRSFRLAVASMLGRKNLVHNLSRKVLDDDRGSSLIIWRKDQSVSYKESYTSNI